A part of Rhipicephalus microplus isolate Deutch F79 chromosome 8, USDA_Rmic, whole genome shotgun sequence genomic DNA contains:
- the LOC119164337 gene encoding atlastin-1 isoform X1, which yields MHPSQTEAVPSAVEQKSPLVVATMGGEPVQILRVGDGERIEFNQRELERILLADHVKDRPVVVISVAGAYRQGKSFLLSFLLRYLRHKGRSDWMEDTHAPLHGFQWRPGSVRETTGILVWNEVFLMNDPNGEEVAVLLMDTQGTFDSESTMKESTVIFSLSMLTSSVQIYNVMTNIKEDDLQHLQFFAQYGRLAQKGKKTQAFQKLLFLVRDWSWPHEFEFGFRGGRSLIASRLKITRGQASELKTLRQDLLSCFSDIDCFLMPSPGQKVVRDTSFDGRLADISEEFLDELQEFVSSILAPENLLVKEVNGKRLSCEHLMTYFKTYVEVFKGSDLPVPASMLMATANATNVAATDKARQHYISVMKSRPRRDLDRMRQFHREKLAEAKNVFNDYPKMGSDAMSCTFMDVLIKDLEELFDHFMKEEEEIIRKEQEEEAKRERERQLEREREEQRKRERELERQKAEAREAEMKREREAMKEKERKMKEERIREKERAERLERDKEEFNRQMTAMKKKCEDLEKATSGNGADLANAIVNGIANGLSAISNAAATFLTFRTAFRK from the exons ATGCACCCTTCACAGACGGAAGCAGTACCTTCTGCTGTAGAACAAAA GTCACCCTTGGTGGTTGCTACGATGGGCGGAGAACCAGTTCAAATCTTAAGAGTCGGGGATGGAGAAAGAATCGAGTTCAACCAGCGTGAGCTGGAGCGAATTCTCTTGGCTGACCACGTGAAAGATCGCCCGGTCGTCGTAATATCGGTGGCCGGGGCGTACCGACAAGGAAAGTCCTTTCTGCTGAGCTTCTTACTGCGGTACCTGAGACACAAAGGTCGATCCGACTGGATGGAAGACACACATGCCCCACTTCATGGCTTTCAATGGCGGCCGGGCAGTGTTCGAGAGACAACGGGAATCCTGGTTTGGAACGAAGTGTTTTTG ATGAACGATCCGAATGGCGAAGAGGTGGCGGTTTTACTGATGGACACTCAAGGGACCTTCGATTCCGAGTCAACAATGAAAGAAAGCACCGTCATATTCTCTCTCTCCATGTTGACCAGCTCTGTGCAGATTTACAACGTCATGACTAATATAAAAGAGGATGATCTTCAACACCTCCAATTTTTCGCTCAGTACGGCAGACTTGCTCAAAAG GGCAAGAAAACACAAGCCTTCCAAAAGCTTTTGTTTTTGGTTCGAGACTGGAGCTGGCCACACGAATTTGAGTTTGGTTTCCGCGGTGGTAGATCACTCATCGCGAGTCGTCTGAAGATCACGCGAGGGCAAGCTTCGGAGCTCAAGACGTTGCGGCAGGATCTCTTGTCTTGCTTTTCAGACATCGACTGCTTCCTCATGCCCAGTCCTGGACAGAAG GTGGTGCGTGACACGTCGTTCGACGGTCGTCTTGCAGACATAAGTGAAGAATTTCTAGATGAGCTTCAAGAGTTTGTTTCTTCCATCCTCGCACCAGAAAACCTGTTGGTCAAGGAGGTTAACGGCAAAAGGTTATCGTGCGAGCACCTAATGACCTACTTCAAG ACCTATGTCGAAGTTTTCAAAGGAAGTGACTTGCCGGTGCCAGCGTCCATGCTTATG GCGACTGCAAATGCCACCAATGTGGCAGCAACGGACAAAGCCAGACAGCATTATATATCAGTAATGAAAAGC CGGCCTAGAAGAGACCTGGACAGGATGCGCCAGTTTCATCGCGAGAAGCTGGCAGAGGCAAAGAACGTTTTCAACGACTATCCGAAGATGGGTAGTGACGCGATGTCATGCACATTCATGGATGTTCTCATTAAG GACCTTGAGGAACTGTTCGACCATTTcatgaaggaggaggaggagataaTCAGAAAGGAGCAGGAAGAAGAGGCAAAGAGAGAAAGGGAAAGGCAGCTGGAGCGGGAAAGGGAAGAACAAAGGAAAAGAGAGCGAGAGCTCGAAAGACAAAAGGCAGAGGCAAGGGAAGCagaaatgaagagagagagagaggcaatgaaagagaaggaaagaaagatgaAGGAAGAACGAattagagaaaaagaaagagcagaGCGCTTGGAGAGAGACAAAGAGGAGTTTAACAGGCAGATGACAGCGATGAAGAAAAAGTGCGAGGACTTGGAGAAGGCGACGAGCGGAAACGGTGCGGATCTAGCCAACGCTATCGTGAATGGAATCGCAAATGGTTTGTCAGCGATCTCAAATGCGGCCGCTACATTCCTGACGTTTAGAACGGCCTTCAGAAAATAA
- the LOC119164337 gene encoding atlastin-1 isoform X2, protein MGGEPVQILRVGDGERIEFNQRELERILLADHVKDRPVVVISVAGAYRQGKSFLLSFLLRYLRHKGRSDWMEDTHAPLHGFQWRPGSVRETTGILVWNEVFLMNDPNGEEVAVLLMDTQGTFDSESTMKESTVIFSLSMLTSSVQIYNVMTNIKEDDLQHLQFFAQYGRLAQKGKKTQAFQKLLFLVRDWSWPHEFEFGFRGGRSLIASRLKITRGQASELKTLRQDLLSCFSDIDCFLMPSPGQKVVRDTSFDGRLADISEEFLDELQEFVSSILAPENLLVKEVNGKRLSCEHLMTYFKTYVEVFKGSDLPVPASMLMATANATNVAATDKARQHYISVMKSRPRRDLDRMRQFHREKLAEAKNVFNDYPKMGSDAMSCTFMDVLIKDLEELFDHFMKEEEEIIRKEQEEEAKRERERQLEREREEQRKRERELERQKAEAREAEMKREREAMKEKERKMKEERIREKERAERLERDKEEFNRQMTAMKKKCEDLEKATSGNGADLANAIVNGIANGLSAISNAAATFLTFRTAFRK, encoded by the exons ATGGGCGGAGAACCAGTTCAAATCTTAAGAGTCGGGGATGGAGAAAGAATCGAGTTCAACCAGCGTGAGCTGGAGCGAATTCTCTTGGCTGACCACGTGAAAGATCGCCCGGTCGTCGTAATATCGGTGGCCGGGGCGTACCGACAAGGAAAGTCCTTTCTGCTGAGCTTCTTACTGCGGTACCTGAGACACAAAGGTCGATCCGACTGGATGGAAGACACACATGCCCCACTTCATGGCTTTCAATGGCGGCCGGGCAGTGTTCGAGAGACAACGGGAATCCTGGTTTGGAACGAAGTGTTTTTG ATGAACGATCCGAATGGCGAAGAGGTGGCGGTTTTACTGATGGACACTCAAGGGACCTTCGATTCCGAGTCAACAATGAAAGAAAGCACCGTCATATTCTCTCTCTCCATGTTGACCAGCTCTGTGCAGATTTACAACGTCATGACTAATATAAAAGAGGATGATCTTCAACACCTCCAATTTTTCGCTCAGTACGGCAGACTTGCTCAAAAG GGCAAGAAAACACAAGCCTTCCAAAAGCTTTTGTTTTTGGTTCGAGACTGGAGCTGGCCACACGAATTTGAGTTTGGTTTCCGCGGTGGTAGATCACTCATCGCGAGTCGTCTGAAGATCACGCGAGGGCAAGCTTCGGAGCTCAAGACGTTGCGGCAGGATCTCTTGTCTTGCTTTTCAGACATCGACTGCTTCCTCATGCCCAGTCCTGGACAGAAG GTGGTGCGTGACACGTCGTTCGACGGTCGTCTTGCAGACATAAGTGAAGAATTTCTAGATGAGCTTCAAGAGTTTGTTTCTTCCATCCTCGCACCAGAAAACCTGTTGGTCAAGGAGGTTAACGGCAAAAGGTTATCGTGCGAGCACCTAATGACCTACTTCAAG ACCTATGTCGAAGTTTTCAAAGGAAGTGACTTGCCGGTGCCAGCGTCCATGCTTATG GCGACTGCAAATGCCACCAATGTGGCAGCAACGGACAAAGCCAGACAGCATTATATATCAGTAATGAAAAGC CGGCCTAGAAGAGACCTGGACAGGATGCGCCAGTTTCATCGCGAGAAGCTGGCAGAGGCAAAGAACGTTTTCAACGACTATCCGAAGATGGGTAGTGACGCGATGTCATGCACATTCATGGATGTTCTCATTAAG GACCTTGAGGAACTGTTCGACCATTTcatgaaggaggaggaggagataaTCAGAAAGGAGCAGGAAGAAGAGGCAAAGAGAGAAAGGGAAAGGCAGCTGGAGCGGGAAAGGGAAGAACAAAGGAAAAGAGAGCGAGAGCTCGAAAGACAAAAGGCAGAGGCAAGGGAAGCagaaatgaagagagagagagaggcaatgaaagagaaggaaagaaagatgaAGGAAGAACGAattagagaaaaagaaagagcagaGCGCTTGGAGAGAGACAAAGAGGAGTTTAACAGGCAGATGACAGCGATGAAGAAAAAGTGCGAGGACTTGGAGAAGGCGACGAGCGGAAACGGTGCGGATCTAGCCAACGCTATCGTGAATGGAATCGCAAATGGTTTGTCAGCGATCTCAAATGCGGCCGCTACATTCCTGACGTTTAGAACGGCCTTCAGAAAATAA